In Macadamia integrifolia cultivar HAES 741 chromosome 13, SCU_Mint_v3, whole genome shotgun sequence, one DNA window encodes the following:
- the LOC122059967 gene encoding uncharacterized protein LOC122059967 isoform X1: protein MSVVMQLQHQTFIHGFYNFSTTTTFQRPGRAQLNSSLRAEALPSRTQRIMESISVSGEVGGAGGASSYNALKKLDQLWSNICSSPTVLQEQREVVSCIPGLFSHSDLADRAVDAFDVLICGGTLGIFLATALSSKGLRVGIIERNLLKGREQEWNISRKELMELVEVGILAEDDVEQVTAVKFNPNRCGFEGKGDIWVEDILNLGVLPSKLIELMKTRFTSLGGVIFEGYSVSSISIYEDAAVLEFTEGNILRSNLIIDAMGNFSPVVKQIRSGRKPDGVCLVVGSCSRGFRENFTSDVIYSSSSVKKVGDSDVHYFWEAFPAGSGPMDRTTYMFTYLDPQPGCPKLEDLLEDYWDLMPAYQGVSLDDLEILRVLFGIFPTYCDSPLPASFNRILQFGDASGIQSPVSFGGFGSLTRHLGRLSTGIYEAINNNFLDSDSLSLLNPYLPNLSASWLFQRAMSARKQANVPSDFINELLFVNFQCMQTQGDPVLRPFLQDVIQFEPLVKTLGLVMLTKPQIILSIFKQVGISVLLDWSGHFVMLGYYTFLSTFIDPVIRSWLKAFPEKMRYKWKRRLDAWKYGSGLDYKL from the exons ATGTCGGTGGTGATGCAACTTCAACATCAAACCTTTATTCATGGCTTCTATAACTTCTCTACTACAACTACATTCCAGAGACCAGGGAGAGCACAACTTAACAGCTCTTTGCGAGCAGAAGCGCTTCCTTCCAGAACCCAA AGGATAATGGAGAGCATTTCAGTAAGTGGTGAAGTGGGTGGTGCTGGTGGTGCATCATCATATAATGCTTTAAAGAAGTTGGACCAGTTATGGTCAAATATTTGTTCTTCACCAACAG TTTTACAAGAACAACGAGAAGTGGTTTCCTGTATTCCTGGTTTGTTCAGCCATTCTGATCTGGCTGATAGAGCAGTAGATGCATTTGATGTACTAATCTGTGGCGGTACTCTGGGCATCTTCCTTGCTACAGCATTGAGCTCGAAAGGCCTTCGAGTGGGCATAATCGAAAGGAATCTGCTAAAGGGG AGAGAACAAGAGTGGAATATCTCGAGGAAAGAGCTCATGGAACTTGTTGAGGTTGGCATTCTAGCAGAAGATGATGTTGAACAAGTTACTGCAGTGAAGTTTAATCCT AATAGATGTGGATTCGAGGGAAAGGGTGACATTTGGGTTGAGGACATTCTTAACCTTGGTGTTTT GCCATCTAAGTTGATAGAGCTTATGAAGACACGCTTTACTTCCCTTGGTGGAGTCATCTTTGAGGGCTATAGCGTTTCAAGCATATCCATATATGAGGATGCAGCG GTTTTGGAATTTACAGAGGGAAACATTTTAAGATCAAATCTCATTATTGATGCAATGGGAaatttctcacctgttgttaaacAG ATCAGATCAGGAAGGAAGCCAGATGGTGTTTGCCTTGTTGTTGGTTCTTGTTCTCGTGGTTTTAGGGAGAATTTTACGAGTGATGTCATTTATAGTAGCTCATCAGTGAAAAAGGTTGGAGATTCAGATGTACATTATTTTTGGGAG GCATTTCCTGCTGGTTCTGGTCCCATGGATCGAACTACCTATATGTTTACTTATCTTGATCCCCAACCGGGATGCCCAAAATTGGAAGATTTATTAGAAGATTACTGGGATCTAATGCCTGCTTATCAG GGAGTCTCACTTGACGATTTGGAGATACTGAGAGTTCTCTTTGGCATTTTCCCTACATATTGTGACAG TCCTTTGCCGGCTTCTTTTAATCGTATTCTACAG TTTGGTGATGCTAGTGGCATACAATCACCAGTTTCATTTGGTGGTTTCGGGAGCTTGACTCGGCACCTTGGCAGACTCTCAACTG GGATATATGAAGCAATTAATAACAATTTTCTAGACTCGGACAGCTTGTCCCTGCTGAATCCATATTTG CCCAACTTAAGTGCATCTTGGTTGTTTCAACGAGCAATGTCAGCAAGGAAACAGGCTAATGTTCCATCAGATTTCATTAATGAGCTTCTTTTTGTTAATTTCCAGTGTATGCAG ACGCAAGGGGACCCGGTATTAAGACCATTTCTTCAG GATGTAATACAATTTGAGCCTCTTGTAAAGACGTTGGGTTTGGTTATGCTAACCAAGCCTCAAATCATTCTGTCAATATTCAAACAG GTGGGAATTTCTGTGCTTTTGGATTGGTCTGGACATTTTGTCATGCTGGGTTACTACACGTTTCTCTCGACATTCATTGACCCTGTCATAAG GTCATGGCTAAAAGCATTTCCAGAGAAGATGAGGTACAAATGGAAGAGACGTCTTGATGCTTGGAAGTATGGATCTGGTTTAGATTACAAACTATAA
- the LOC122058954 gene encoding putative disease resistance protein At1g59780 isoform X2 — protein MAASIFSIAQKLALMISNEYDFLSDVPDQAQSLCKEISLMTSALQDASEKHRTRNEVKEWLNQVRDVVMDAEDVIDFFIYVAQRQRHRNILTRYTICYPNQLYHLHQLGKKMENSIKKMSQLSVRRSTLGLAISEEGESSVGSMISNELDQLPFRRRRGDLVQEFSIIGFEKEEGDIVQKLLIPIESPRPSPSVVSIVGMGGSGKTTLARKIYKRNDVKSHFQICAWISVSQQYSIKDLLHVIMEQIKPLTPEEKKELNVESLMHRLSSQLKETTYLIVFDDLWRPKDWNLLKQALPVQGDDFQSRVLVTTRNEIVARCADPSVTPFFLRLLDEDESWKLFLTKLMIGLFPEDYEIWRNKLIWLWVAEGFVQPRGHLTMEDVAEDYLEELIQRSLIQAPVRLYDDRVTYFRIHDLIRDLAISEAKQERFLEVLGSADHSLISTNKSRRLSLIEHTGGMRGSPAAALNQGTTPNNLRSLFCLHSKGNMEMIKKSSYGAMKLLRVLDLQGVKSISNSLLKQIGKLILLTYLNLRGTNIKELPSSIGDLRNLQTLNLRYTRLRQLPNTIMKLKQLRNLVFSSSPHDGIQSFDYPLDQMMDLQILMLNEGKWIDSSLEKLTNLRALSIDSSGSMSPYKEVLLNALPRLNHLRCLQLKDWTRIGGNEAVVLPVSFSGHLELHHMDLLGISGILDFPPNLTTLSFNSPGGQGIEELMVNLKKLPKLRCLDLTSVDDLGSNVIFSADGFRQLEELVLMYLGFTVEEGALPNLRVLNIIGSDELKRLPCGLKQVVTLQELTLGLMSDELQDRVRKDAGEDWDIIKHIPSIKIDESKHGFILPNACQYDIDSWC, from the exons ATGGCTGCAAGCATCTTTTCCATTGCACAGAAATTAGCTTTGATGATATCAAATGAATATGATTTCCTCTCCGACGTTCCGGATCAAGCCCAATCGCTATGCAAGGAGATCAGTTTGATGACTTCCGCTTTGCAAGATGCCAGTGAGAAACATCGAACAagaaatgaggtgaaagaatgGCTGAACCAGGTTAGAGATGTTGTCATGGATGCAGAGGATGTGATTGACTTCTTTATCTATGTAGCACAGCGACAACGGCACAGAAACATCTTAACTAGGTACACTATCTGCTACCCCAATCAACTATATCATCTCCATCAGTTagggaagaaaatggaaaattccatTAAAAAGATGAGCCAGCTTTCAGTTAGGAGATCTACTTTGGGGCTTGCAATTTCAGAGGAAGGGGAAAGTTCAGTCGGTAGTATGATATCGAATGAACTAGACCAGTTGCCTTTTCGACGACGTCGGGGAGATCTTGTCCAAGAATTCTCTATCATCGGATTCGAAAAGGAAGAGGGAGATATAGTACAGAAGTTGCTGATACCCATAGAGTCCCCGCGGCCATCTCCTAGTGTTGTTTCAATAGTAGGAATGGGCGGTAGTGGCAAAACCACCCTTGCTAGAAAAATCTACAAAAGGAATGATGTCAAGAGCCACTTTCAAATATGTGCCTGGATTTCTGTCTCTCAACAATACAGTATAAAAGATCTTCTCCATGTTATCATGGAACAGATCAAGCCCCTCACCcctgaggagaagaaggagctAAATGTTGAAAGCCTGATGCATAGGCTATCAA GCCAATTGAAAGAAACAACCTACTTAATTGTATTCGATGACTTATGGAGGCCTAAAGACTGGAACTTGTTGAAACAAGCCCTTCCAGTTCAGGGAGATGACTTTCAAAGCAGGGTGTTGGTTACCACTCGCAATGAAATCGTAGCTAGATGTGCAGATCCCTCCGTAACTCCCTTTTTCTTGCGCCTTTTGGATGAAGACGAGAGTTGGAAGCTCTTCCTCACAAAGTTGATGATCG GTCTTTTCCCAGAAGACTATGAGATTTGGCGTAATAAATTGATCTGGCTATGGGTGGCTGAAGGTTTCGTACAACCAAGGGGACATTTGACGATGGAAGATGTGGCAGAGGATTATTTGGAGGAGCTCATTCAAAGAAGCCTGATTCAAGCACCAGTACGACTTTATGATGACCGTGTCACATATTTCCGTATCCATGATCTTATCCGAGATCTAGCAATTTCAGAAGCCAAGCAAGAGAgatttcttgaagttcttgggAGTGCTGATCATAGTTTGATTTCCACAAATAAATCCCGTCGGCTTTCGCTCATTGAACACACTGGAGGAATGCGTGGTAGTCCAGCTGCTGCTCTAAACCAAGGTACTACACCAAATAATCTCCGTTCCTTATTTTGCTTACATTCTAAGGGGAACATGGAGATGATCAAGAAGTCTTCTTATGGAGCCATGAAACTGCTTAGAGTCTTAGATCTACAGGGTGTAAAATCTATATCAAATAGCTTGCTCAAGCAGATTGGGAAACTCATCCTCCTTACGTACTTGAACTTACGTGGCACCAACATCAAAGAGCTTCCATCTTCAATAGGAGACTTGCGAAATCTACAAACTCTCAATTTACGATATACTCGTCTTAGACAGCTGCCTAACACAATAATGAAACTGAAACAGCTTAGAAATcttgttttctcttcttcacCTCACGATGGAATCCAGAGCTTCGATTACCCTCTTGATCAAATGATGGACTTGCAGATACTAATGCTAAATGAAGGCAAATGGATTGACAGTAGCCTCGAAAAGTTGACTAATCTGAGAGCTTTAAGTATAGATTCATCTGGAAGTATGTCTCCATACAAAGAGGTATTGTTAAATGCCCTCCCCAGATTGAACCACCTTCGATGCCTTCAACTCAAAGACTGGACACGGATCGGAGGCAATGAGGCAGTAGTCCTTCCTGTTTCATTTTCTGGCCACTTGGAGCTCCATCATATGGATTTGCTCGGAATATCTGGAATCCTAGATTTTCCCCCAAATCTCACCACCTTATCATTTAATTCACCTGGTGGACAAGGGATAGAAGAACTGATGGTGAACCTAAAGAAGTTACCCAAACTAAGGTGCCTCGACTTGACTAGTGTTGATGATCTTGGATCCAACGTCATTTTCTCTGCTGATGGGTTTCGTCAACTTGAGGAATTGGTGCTAATGTACTTAGGGTTCACAGTGGAGGAAGGAGCATTACCAAACCTTAGGGTTTTAAATATTATAGGCAGTGATGAGTTAAAAAGGCTTCCATGTGGGTTGAAACAAGTGGTCACTCTTCAGGAACTTACCTTGGGATTAATGTCAGATGAGCTTCAAGACAGGGTTCGAAAAGATGCAGGAGAAGATTGGGATATTATTAAACACATACCCTCCATTAAGATTGATGAATCTAAACATGGTTTCATCCTTCCCAACGCTTGTCAATATGATATTGATTCTTGGTGTTGA
- the LOC122059967 gene encoding uncharacterized protein LOC122059967 isoform X2: protein MSVVMQLQHQTFIHGFYNFSTTTTFQRPGRAQLNSSLRAEALPSRTQRIMESISVSGEVGGAGGASSYNALKKLDQLWSNICSSPTVLQEQREVVSCIPGLFSHSDLADRAVDAFDVLICGGTLGIFLATALSSKGLRVGIIERNLLKGREQEWNISRKELMELVEVGILAEDDVEQVTAVKFNPYRPSKLIELMKTRFTSLGGVIFEGYSVSSISIYEDAAVLEFTEGNILRSNLIIDAMGNFSPVVKQIRSGRKPDGVCLVVGSCSRGFRENFTSDVIYSSSSVKKVGDSDVHYFWEAFPAGSGPMDRTTYMFTYLDPQPGCPKLEDLLEDYWDLMPAYQGVSLDDLEILRVLFGIFPTYCDSPLPASFNRILQFGDASGIQSPVSFGGFGSLTRHLGRLSTGIYEAINNNFLDSDSLSLLNPYLPNLSASWLFQRAMSARKQANVPSDFINELLFVNFQCMQTQGDPVLRPFLQDVIQFEPLVKTLGLVMLTKPQIILSIFKQVGISVLLDWSGHFVMLGYYTFLSTFIDPVIRSWLKAFPEKMRYKWKRRLDAWKYGSGLDYKL, encoded by the exons ATGTCGGTGGTGATGCAACTTCAACATCAAACCTTTATTCATGGCTTCTATAACTTCTCTACTACAACTACATTCCAGAGACCAGGGAGAGCACAACTTAACAGCTCTTTGCGAGCAGAAGCGCTTCCTTCCAGAACCCAA AGGATAATGGAGAGCATTTCAGTAAGTGGTGAAGTGGGTGGTGCTGGTGGTGCATCATCATATAATGCTTTAAAGAAGTTGGACCAGTTATGGTCAAATATTTGTTCTTCACCAACAG TTTTACAAGAACAACGAGAAGTGGTTTCCTGTATTCCTGGTTTGTTCAGCCATTCTGATCTGGCTGATAGAGCAGTAGATGCATTTGATGTACTAATCTGTGGCGGTACTCTGGGCATCTTCCTTGCTACAGCATTGAGCTCGAAAGGCCTTCGAGTGGGCATAATCGAAAGGAATCTGCTAAAGGGG AGAGAACAAGAGTGGAATATCTCGAGGAAAGAGCTCATGGAACTTGTTGAGGTTGGCATTCTAGCAGAAGATGATGTTGAACAAGTTACTGCAGTGAAGTTTAATCCT TATAGGCCATCTAAGTTGATAGAGCTTATGAAGACACGCTTTACTTCCCTTGGTGGAGTCATCTTTGAGGGCTATAGCGTTTCAAGCATATCCATATATGAGGATGCAGCG GTTTTGGAATTTACAGAGGGAAACATTTTAAGATCAAATCTCATTATTGATGCAATGGGAaatttctcacctgttgttaaacAG ATCAGATCAGGAAGGAAGCCAGATGGTGTTTGCCTTGTTGTTGGTTCTTGTTCTCGTGGTTTTAGGGAGAATTTTACGAGTGATGTCATTTATAGTAGCTCATCAGTGAAAAAGGTTGGAGATTCAGATGTACATTATTTTTGGGAG GCATTTCCTGCTGGTTCTGGTCCCATGGATCGAACTACCTATATGTTTACTTATCTTGATCCCCAACCGGGATGCCCAAAATTGGAAGATTTATTAGAAGATTACTGGGATCTAATGCCTGCTTATCAG GGAGTCTCACTTGACGATTTGGAGATACTGAGAGTTCTCTTTGGCATTTTCCCTACATATTGTGACAG TCCTTTGCCGGCTTCTTTTAATCGTATTCTACAG TTTGGTGATGCTAGTGGCATACAATCACCAGTTTCATTTGGTGGTTTCGGGAGCTTGACTCGGCACCTTGGCAGACTCTCAACTG GGATATATGAAGCAATTAATAACAATTTTCTAGACTCGGACAGCTTGTCCCTGCTGAATCCATATTTG CCCAACTTAAGTGCATCTTGGTTGTTTCAACGAGCAATGTCAGCAAGGAAACAGGCTAATGTTCCATCAGATTTCATTAATGAGCTTCTTTTTGTTAATTTCCAGTGTATGCAG ACGCAAGGGGACCCGGTATTAAGACCATTTCTTCAG GATGTAATACAATTTGAGCCTCTTGTAAAGACGTTGGGTTTGGTTATGCTAACCAAGCCTCAAATCATTCTGTCAATATTCAAACAG GTGGGAATTTCTGTGCTTTTGGATTGGTCTGGACATTTTGTCATGCTGGGTTACTACACGTTTCTCTCGACATTCATTGACCCTGTCATAAG GTCATGGCTAAAAGCATTTCCAGAGAAGATGAGGTACAAATGGAAGAGACGTCTTGATGCTTGGAAGTATGGATCTGGTTTAGATTACAAACTATAA
- the LOC122059969 gene encoding inorganic phosphate transporter 1-4-like, with the protein MSVIKVFKIVRAETLIARCCTVPGYWFTVAFIYVIGRFWIQLMGFFMMMVFMFALAIPYKHWHHHNHLGFVVLYTFTFFFANFGPSSTTFVVPTEIFQARWRSMCHGISAVVGKARAIVGAFGFLYTTQNKDKALADPGYPAGIGVRNALFMLGVVNFSGMMFTLVPESKGRSLEEISSENKSDDAIAGTSYDSSKTVLA; encoded by the coding sequence ATGAGTGTTATAAAAGTGTTCAAGATCGTCAGGGCTGAGACATTGATAGCACGTTGTTGTACTGTCCCTGGGTATTGGTTCACGGTGGCGTTCATCTACGTCATAGGGAGGTTTTGGATCCAATTGATGGGGTTCTTCATGATGATGGTGTTTATGTTCGCATTGGCCATTCCATACAAACATTGGCATCACCATAACCATCTTGGGTTCGTGGTTTTGTACaccttcaccttcttcttcgCAAATTTCGGGCCAAGTTCGACCACATTCGTGGTACCGACAGAGATATTCCAAGCAAGGTGGAGGTCAATGTGTCATGGGATATCGGCGGTGGTAGGGAAGGCAAGAGCCATAGTGGGGGCTTTTGGGTTCCTTTACACAACGCAGAACAAGGACAAGGCGTTGGCGGACCCTGGGTACCCAGCTGGTATTGGAGTTAGGAATGCCCTCTTCATGCTTGGTGTGGTTAACTTCTCTGGGATGATGTTTACGCTGGTGCCGGAGTCAAAAGGCAGGTCACTCGAGGAAATCTCCAGTGAAAACAAGAGTGATGATGCAATAGCAGGGACGAGTTATGACAGCAGCAAAACAGTTCTTGCTTAG
- the LOC122058954 gene encoding putative disease resistance protein At1g50180 isoform X1, with amino-acid sequence MAASIFSIAQKLALMISNEYDFLSDVPDQAQSLCKEISLMTSALQDASEKHRTRNEVKEWLNQVRDVVMDAEDVIDFFIYVAQRQRHRNILTRYTICYPNQLYHLHQLGKKMENSIKKMSQLSVRRSTLGLAISEEGESSVGSMISNELDQLPFRRRRGDLVQEFSIIGFEKEEGDIVQKLLIPIESPRPSPSVVSIVGMGGSGKTTLARKIYKRNDVKSHFQICAWISVSQQYSIKDLLHVIMEQIKPLTPEEKKELNVESLMHRLSSQLKETTYLIVFDDLWRPKDWNLLKQALPVQGDDFQSRVLVTTRNEIVARCADPSVTPFFLRLLDEDESWKLFLTKLMIGCPEDLEDLGRQIIHKCHGLPLAIVVLGGLLSIKPRTHNAWSKVLDSVNWELNQNERNCKQVLALSYTELPDHLKPCFLYLGLFPEDYEIWRNKLIWLWVAEGFVQPRGHLTMEDVAEDYLEELIQRSLIQAPVRLYDDRVTYFRIHDLIRDLAISEAKQERFLEVLGSADHSLISTNKSRRLSLIEHTGGMRGSPAAALNQGTTPNNLRSLFCLHSKGNMEMIKKSSYGAMKLLRVLDLQGVKSISNSLLKQIGKLILLTYLNLRGTNIKELPSSIGDLRNLQTLNLRYTRLRQLPNTIMKLKQLRNLVFSSSPHDGIQSFDYPLDQMMDLQILMLNEGKWIDSSLEKLTNLRALSIDSSGSMSPYKEVLLNALPRLNHLRCLQLKDWTRIGGNEAVVLPVSFSGHLELHHMDLLGISGILDFPPNLTTLSFNSPGGQGIEELMVNLKKLPKLRCLDLTSVDDLGSNVIFSADGFRQLEELVLMYLGFTVEEGALPNLRVLNIIGSDELKRLPCGLKQVVTLQELTLGLMSDELQDRVRKDAGEDWDIIKHIPSIKIDESKHGFILPNACQYDIDSWC; translated from the exons ATGGCTGCAAGCATCTTTTCCATTGCACAGAAATTAGCTTTGATGATATCAAATGAATATGATTTCCTCTCCGACGTTCCGGATCAAGCCCAATCGCTATGCAAGGAGATCAGTTTGATGACTTCCGCTTTGCAAGATGCCAGTGAGAAACATCGAACAagaaatgaggtgaaagaatgGCTGAACCAGGTTAGAGATGTTGTCATGGATGCAGAGGATGTGATTGACTTCTTTATCTATGTAGCACAGCGACAACGGCACAGAAACATCTTAACTAGGTACACTATCTGCTACCCCAATCAACTATATCATCTCCATCAGTTagggaagaaaatggaaaattccatTAAAAAGATGAGCCAGCTTTCAGTTAGGAGATCTACTTTGGGGCTTGCAATTTCAGAGGAAGGGGAAAGTTCAGTCGGTAGTATGATATCGAATGAACTAGACCAGTTGCCTTTTCGACGACGTCGGGGAGATCTTGTCCAAGAATTCTCTATCATCGGATTCGAAAAGGAAGAGGGAGATATAGTACAGAAGTTGCTGATACCCATAGAGTCCCCGCGGCCATCTCCTAGTGTTGTTTCAATAGTAGGAATGGGCGGTAGTGGCAAAACCACCCTTGCTAGAAAAATCTACAAAAGGAATGATGTCAAGAGCCACTTTCAAATATGTGCCTGGATTTCTGTCTCTCAACAATACAGTATAAAAGATCTTCTCCATGTTATCATGGAACAGATCAAGCCCCTCACCcctgaggagaagaaggagctAAATGTTGAAAGCCTGATGCATAGGCTATCAA GCCAATTGAAAGAAACAACCTACTTAATTGTATTCGATGACTTATGGAGGCCTAAAGACTGGAACTTGTTGAAACAAGCCCTTCCAGTTCAGGGAGATGACTTTCAAAGCAGGGTGTTGGTTACCACTCGCAATGAAATCGTAGCTAGATGTGCAGATCCCTCCGTAACTCCCTTTTTCTTGCGCCTTTTGGATGAAGACGAGAGTTGGAAGCTCTTCCTCACAAAGTTGATGATCG GTTGCCCAGAAGATTTGGAGGATTTGGGACGGCAAATTATTCACAAGTGTCATGGATTGCCATTGGCCATTGTAGTATTAGGCGGTCTCTTATCCATTAAACCGAGGACACATAATGCTTGGTCCAAGGTTCTTGATAGCGTAAATTGGGAGCTGAATCAGAATGAAAGGAATTGCAAACAAGTATTGGCTCTGAGTTATACTGAGTTACCAGATCATTTGAAGCCTTGTTTCCTCTATTTAGGTCTTTTCCCAGAAGACTATGAGATTTGGCGTAATAAATTGATCTGGCTATGGGTGGCTGAAGGTTTCGTACAACCAAGGGGACATTTGACGATGGAAGATGTGGCAGAGGATTATTTGGAGGAGCTCATTCAAAGAAGCCTGATTCAAGCACCAGTACGACTTTATGATGACCGTGTCACATATTTCCGTATCCATGATCTTATCCGAGATCTAGCAATTTCAGAAGCCAAGCAAGAGAgatttcttgaagttcttgggAGTGCTGATCATAGTTTGATTTCCACAAATAAATCCCGTCGGCTTTCGCTCATTGAACACACTGGAGGAATGCGTGGTAGTCCAGCTGCTGCTCTAAACCAAGGTACTACACCAAATAATCTCCGTTCCTTATTTTGCTTACATTCTAAGGGGAACATGGAGATGATCAAGAAGTCTTCTTATGGAGCCATGAAACTGCTTAGAGTCTTAGATCTACAGGGTGTAAAATCTATATCAAATAGCTTGCTCAAGCAGATTGGGAAACTCATCCTCCTTACGTACTTGAACTTACGTGGCACCAACATCAAAGAGCTTCCATCTTCAATAGGAGACTTGCGAAATCTACAAACTCTCAATTTACGATATACTCGTCTTAGACAGCTGCCTAACACAATAATGAAACTGAAACAGCTTAGAAATcttgttttctcttcttcacCTCACGATGGAATCCAGAGCTTCGATTACCCTCTTGATCAAATGATGGACTTGCAGATACTAATGCTAAATGAAGGCAAATGGATTGACAGTAGCCTCGAAAAGTTGACTAATCTGAGAGCTTTAAGTATAGATTCATCTGGAAGTATGTCTCCATACAAAGAGGTATTGTTAAATGCCCTCCCCAGATTGAACCACCTTCGATGCCTTCAACTCAAAGACTGGACACGGATCGGAGGCAATGAGGCAGTAGTCCTTCCTGTTTCATTTTCTGGCCACTTGGAGCTCCATCATATGGATTTGCTCGGAATATCTGGAATCCTAGATTTTCCCCCAAATCTCACCACCTTATCATTTAATTCACCTGGTGGACAAGGGATAGAAGAACTGATGGTGAACCTAAAGAAGTTACCCAAACTAAGGTGCCTCGACTTGACTAGTGTTGATGATCTTGGATCCAACGTCATTTTCTCTGCTGATGGGTTTCGTCAACTTGAGGAATTGGTGCTAATGTACTTAGGGTTCACAGTGGAGGAAGGAGCATTACCAAACCTTAGGGTTTTAAATATTATAGGCAGTGATGAGTTAAAAAGGCTTCCATGTGGGTTGAAACAAGTGGTCACTCTTCAGGAACTTACCTTGGGATTAATGTCAGATGAGCTTCAAGACAGGGTTCGAAAAGATGCAGGAGAAGATTGGGATATTATTAAACACATACCCTCCATTAAGATTGATGAATCTAAACATGGTTTCATCCTTCCCAACGCTTGTCAATATGATATTGATTCTTGGTGTTGA
- the LOC122059967 gene encoding uncharacterized protein LOC122059967 isoform X3, whose amino-acid sequence MSVVMQLQHQTFIHGFYNFSTTTTFQRPGRAQLNSSLRAEALPSRTQRIMESISVSGEVGGAGGASSYNALKKLDQLWSNICSSPTVLQEQREVVSCIPGLFSHSDLADRAVDAFDVLICGGTLGIFLATALSSKGLRVGIIERNLLKGREQEWNISRKELMELVEVGILAEDDVEQVTAVKFNPNRCGFEGKGDIWVEDILNLGVLPSKLIELMKTRFTSLGGVIFEGYSVSSISIYEDAAVLEFTEGNILRSNLIIDAMGNFSPVVKQIRSGRKPDGVCLVVGSCSRGFRENFTSDVIYSSSSVKKVGDSDVHYFWEAFPAGSGPMDRTTYMFTYLDPQPGCPKLEDLLEDYWDLMPAYQGVSLDDLEILRVLFGIFPTYCDR is encoded by the exons ATGTCGGTGGTGATGCAACTTCAACATCAAACCTTTATTCATGGCTTCTATAACTTCTCTACTACAACTACATTCCAGAGACCAGGGAGAGCACAACTTAACAGCTCTTTGCGAGCAGAAGCGCTTCCTTCCAGAACCCAA AGGATAATGGAGAGCATTTCAGTAAGTGGTGAAGTGGGTGGTGCTGGTGGTGCATCATCATATAATGCTTTAAAGAAGTTGGACCAGTTATGGTCAAATATTTGTTCTTCACCAACAG TTTTACAAGAACAACGAGAAGTGGTTTCCTGTATTCCTGGTTTGTTCAGCCATTCTGATCTGGCTGATAGAGCAGTAGATGCATTTGATGTACTAATCTGTGGCGGTACTCTGGGCATCTTCCTTGCTACAGCATTGAGCTCGAAAGGCCTTCGAGTGGGCATAATCGAAAGGAATCTGCTAAAGGGG AGAGAACAAGAGTGGAATATCTCGAGGAAAGAGCTCATGGAACTTGTTGAGGTTGGCATTCTAGCAGAAGATGATGTTGAACAAGTTACTGCAGTGAAGTTTAATCCT AATAGATGTGGATTCGAGGGAAAGGGTGACATTTGGGTTGAGGACATTCTTAACCTTGGTGTTTT GCCATCTAAGTTGATAGAGCTTATGAAGACACGCTTTACTTCCCTTGGTGGAGTCATCTTTGAGGGCTATAGCGTTTCAAGCATATCCATATATGAGGATGCAGCG GTTTTGGAATTTACAGAGGGAAACATTTTAAGATCAAATCTCATTATTGATGCAATGGGAaatttctcacctgttgttaaacAG ATCAGATCAGGAAGGAAGCCAGATGGTGTTTGCCTTGTTGTTGGTTCTTGTTCTCGTGGTTTTAGGGAGAATTTTACGAGTGATGTCATTTATAGTAGCTCATCAGTGAAAAAGGTTGGAGATTCAGATGTACATTATTTTTGGGAG GCATTTCCTGCTGGTTCTGGTCCCATGGATCGAACTACCTATATGTTTACTTATCTTGATCCCCAACCGGGATGCCCAAAATTGGAAGATTTATTAGAAGATTACTGGGATCTAATGCCTGCTTATCAG GGAGTCTCACTTGACGATTTGGAGATACTGAGAGTTCTCTTTGGCATTTTCCCTACATATTGTGACAG ATAA